AGAACAGGGTGCATCTAGAAGTACCCGATGAGCGGTGTTTTGAAACTCAGCAAAGTTACGGGTGCTGTCACCAATAAGAATTTGAATAGATTGTAAACAAAGGCGTTGAATATTTTCTTTAAGTTTTTTCAGACGAGAGGGAGTGAGATCGCAAGCAAAAATTTTCCCCTTATCCCCCATCAACTCTGCCATGTGGGTTGTTTTACCACCAGGTGCAGCACAAACATCAATAATTGTCTCACCAGGTTGAGGGTCAAGTAAATGACTGACGAGTTGGGCGCTACTATCTTGTACAGTCCACCAACCTTGGTTATAACCGGGTAGATTTTGAATAAGACCAGCGTTACTCAACAATCGTAAAGCCTGAGGTAAGTGATGAACGTGTTGAAACGAAACACCAGCAGATTGTAATCCCGCCTCCACCTCTTCCATAGAAATCCGCAACAAGTTAACCCTCAAATCAATTGCTGGAGTTTTATTCATCCACATACACAATTGCTCTGTTTCAGCCAAACCAAATTGTTCTACCCACACTTGAACAATCCAGTCAGGAAAGCTGTGTAAAATACCCAAACGTTCTATTTTGGATTTTGGATTTTGGATTTTGGATTTTGGATTGGGGATTGGAAAATCCTCCCCCCTTTCCCCCTCTCTCCCTTTCCCCCCCTCCTTTTCTTCCCCACTCATTCTGATATACTGGCGCAGTAAACCGTTAACAACACC
This genomic interval from Scytonema hofmannii PCC 7110 contains the following:
- a CDS encoding 16S rRNA (cytosine(967)-C(5))-methyltransferase — encoded protein: MISPRQLAFTALREIHKGAYVDVALDRALRKVNLLDVDRRLVTELVYGCTRRQRTLDAIIDQLGKKKSHQQPKDLRTILHLGLYQLQYQERIPVSAAVNTTVELAKENGFSGLTGVVNGLLRQYIRMSGEEKEGGKGREGERGEDFPIPNPKSKIQNPKSKIERLGILHSFPDWIVQVWVEQFGLAETEQLCMWMNKTPAIDLRVNLLRISMEEVEAGLQSAGVSFQHVHHLPQALRLLSNAGLIQNLPGYNQGWWTVQDSSAQLVSHLLDPQPGETIIDVCAAPGGKTTHMAELMGDKGKIFACDLTPSRLKKLKENIQRLCLQSIQILIGDSTRNFAEFQNTAHRVLLDAPCSGLGTLHRHADARWRQIPETVEELSVLQKQLLAHCSTFVKPDGVLVYSTCTLHPKENENIIESFLADYPNWEIEPPGIDSLARPYSTPKGWIKVLPHQQDMDGFFMVRLRKIRN